One Nitrospira sp. DNA segment encodes these proteins:
- a CDS encoding FkbM family methyltransferase, which translates to MNSAIESNGTVLGNAAARIRSLYYVIRSTRNWIDALLVRYGSKEKCLIRFRNGYELPLTKQSWQKYILHTHLFSLLPSTKLSGESMTFDYHGRQLEFAFGKYGFDTIFEIFAFDPYRGFLGSVSPKGKRVIDIGAAFGDTAVYFLLEGATHVVGIEAFPGYHRLAERNIRQNGLTASCEILLSAVGGKAGSITLDPASEDMFGANLLTPQAGQTVPMITLSDIVSRFDVADGFLKLDTEGFEYEILLKTPKAVLRKFSDMMIEYHYGYEKLDQYLRECGYSTSHTGPTHAYVPHLVGEEARNMYTGHLLAKRID; encoded by the coding sequence ATGAACTCTGCAATAGAGTCGAATGGAACCGTCCTGGGCAATGCAGCAGCCAGAATCAGGAGTCTCTATTATGTGATTCGGTCAACGAGGAATTGGATCGATGCGCTTTTGGTTCGCTATGGGAGTAAAGAGAAATGTCTTATCCGATTCAGAAACGGTTATGAATTGCCGCTGACCAAGCAGTCCTGGCAAAAATACATTCTGCACACGCACCTGTTTAGTTTGTTGCCCTCAACAAAACTGTCAGGTGAGTCTATGACCTTTGACTACCATGGCAGGCAGTTAGAATTTGCGTTTGGGAAGTATGGATTTGACACCATCTTCGAGATATTCGCATTTGATCCCTATCGTGGGTTTCTCGGTTCTGTCAGTCCTAAGGGGAAGCGGGTCATCGATATCGGTGCGGCATTTGGGGACACAGCTGTCTATTTCTTGCTGGAAGGTGCTACTCATGTCGTGGGTATTGAGGCTTTCCCAGGGTATCATCGCCTTGCCGAGAGAAATATACGGCAAAATGGATTGACTGCATCCTGTGAAATCTTGTTGTCTGCGGTGGGGGGGAAGGCCGGCAGTATTACGCTTGATCCCGCTTCTGAAGATATGTTTGGCGCCAATCTTCTTACTCCTCAGGCTGGGCAGACCGTTCCGATGATTACGCTTTCCGACATAGTCAGCCGCTTCGACGTTGCCGATGGTTTCCTTAAGTTAGATACCGAAGGTTTCGAGTACGAGATCTTGCTCAAGACTCCCAAAGCTGTCCTGAGAAAGTTCTCGGACATGATGATTGAATATCACTACGGCTACGAAAAATTGGACCAATATCTGCGCGAATGCGGCTATTCAACATCGCATACGGGGCCGACTCATGCCTATGTGCCTCATCTTGTTGGGGAAGAGGCGAGAAATATGTATACCGGTCACCTTCTCGCCAAAAGAATCGACTGA
- a CDS encoding glycosyltransferase family A protein — translation MIDSQNKITLSVCIPTYNRPHELERMLKGLLPQMTPETEVVVRDDSTTADSKDVFDRMVAGKAINFQYFTGPKIGLDAASLFLLERAKGEFYWLFSDDDELLSGGIDAVLGLIKANPDLNLIWANFDSDLPRGVAIQGRPSGFFRDGSEALEVVGTGIGLVSTQIMRKQSGLSGLDIARKHVVGFSFASTCAYLHVLSGPGRFYFLAGPYVLNHPTTVEEIKRATIKTGEIVNEGFNVYGIHFYSIVKEFEGKFTRRSIRKILKTNFAALWRGMLVGWVGGWDTPSGKLWKMFKYYWSFPEFWIALPVFLMPLWVNRVLYKVYKLFFSHRRLRVLQEY, via the coding sequence ATGATTGATAGCCAAAACAAAATCACTCTCAGTGTGTGCATCCCAACATACAATCGTCCGCATGAGCTGGAGCGTATGCTGAAAGGTCTCTTGCCGCAGATGACCCCAGAGACAGAAGTGGTCGTGCGAGACGATAGTACCACTGCAGATTCAAAAGACGTATTTGACAGGATGGTCGCGGGGAAGGCCATTAACTTTCAGTACTTCACTGGGCCAAAAATTGGTCTTGATGCGGCTAGTCTGTTCTTGCTGGAGCGCGCGAAGGGTGAATTCTATTGGCTGTTCAGTGACGATGACGAACTTTTGTCAGGCGGGATAGATGCTGTGCTTGGTTTGATTAAGGCTAATCCTGATCTGAATTTGATTTGGGCAAATTTCGACTCAGATCTTCCTCGAGGGGTGGCAATCCAGGGTAGACCGTCCGGTTTCTTTCGAGATGGAAGCGAAGCGTTGGAGGTTGTAGGAACTGGGATAGGTCTTGTATCGACACAAATCATGCGGAAGCAGAGTGGTTTGTCAGGTTTGGACATCGCGCGCAAGCATGTGGTGGGTTTTTCGTTTGCATCGACCTGTGCCTATCTTCATGTCCTCTCTGGGCCGGGCAGGTTCTACTTCCTTGCCGGCCCCTATGTCCTAAACCACCCAACTACCGTTGAGGAAATAAAGAGGGCGACAATCAAGACCGGAGAGATCGTAAACGAAGGATTCAATGTTTATGGAATTCATTTCTATTCTATTGTGAAGGAGTTTGAAGGGAAATTTACCCGTCGATCGATCCGAAAGATTCTAAAAACGAATTTCGCCGCGCTTTGGAGGGGTATGCTCGTCGGTTGGGTTGGCGGGTGGGATACTCCTTCTGGGAAGCTGTGGAAAATGTTTAAGTACTATTGGAGTTTCCCGGAATTCTGGATTGCCTTGCCGGTTTTCCTGATGCCTTTGTGGGTGAATAGAGTTCTATACAAGGTATACAAGCTCTTCTTTAGTCATCGCAGATTGCGTGTTTTGCAGGAGTATTGA